Within bacterium, the genomic segment GAAGCGGTTCAGCTGCGAAATGACCGCGAACCCTTCGTCGTTGAAGCAGTAATCCTCTTCCTGGACGAAGAAGCGGGTGAACTGCATCCCCCGGAACTGCCCGAATTCGAAGGCGCCCAGGAGGCCCGAAGGGTCCTGCTGGAGGCACATCCCGTTGTACTCCAGGTCGATCCAGACGTGATCGATGACGCGGTCCGGCAGGGCGACGCTCCCGACGATCAGGCGGACGTTGCTCGAGGGGATCCCCATCGCCCTGTAGAGGCTGCAAAGAAGGGTGGCCTTTCCGAGGCAACTCGCCGCCTCCGCGCGGAGGATCTCGCCGGGGGAGGAACCCGGAACCATGGGCACGTACCGGATACGGTCCCGGACATGGGCGTATGCGGCCTCGGGGGTGCGGAGCCGTTCCGAGAGGGACCGGACGGCGGGGTCGTCGGGGTCCACGAGGGAGACAAGATCGGGGATGCGGTTGACCCGCATGTCGTGGAATTCGGGACGGGTCCTCGCCTCACGGTTCCGGAAGAAGTAGCCCGTGGCGAAAATCCCCGCGGCGAGGACGCCCGCGAGGCAGACGAGGAGCGCTCTCCGGACGGGAAGCGTCATGCCCGAAGCCCGGAACCGGCAGGATCCCCTGTCTTGTTCCGATATTCCAACGTCCACTTTTTGGGAGTCTCATCCATGGATTCCGATGTAATTTATCGCATGGGACGACGGATGGCAAGGGGGCGTTACTCCTCGTCGCGGGCCAGGTCCGCCTCGGTGCCCCGGGTGAGGACGAGCAGTTCGTCGGGGGTGGTCGCGAACATGTTGTTCGTCTCCCCCGCGGCGGGGTAGATCGTCCCGAACCGGCGCAGGGAGCGGTCGAGGAAGATCGGGACCGCGTCGGGCAGCGCCACCGGCGAAACGGCCCCGACCGCGAAACCCGTGCGTGCGATCACGTCCTCCGGCCCCGCCAGCCGCACCCTCTTCGCGTATCCCAGCGCGCGGACCTTCCTCGTGTCCACCCGGCGATCCCCGGAGATCACGACCACGATCGCCGATTCCCCGGACAGCAGCAGGATCGTCTTCGCGACCTGGCCGACCTGGACGCCGAGGGACCGGGCGGCGAGCTCCGAGTTGTGCGTCGACTCGTCGAAGCGGTGGATCTCCTTGTCGAGTCCCGCGGACTCGAAGAATGCCCGCACCTCGTTCTCGCCCCGCGTCCGCATCGCCGCCCCTCCAGGAAACGTTTCCGGCATTATAGCCGGGGCGCGCATGCCGGGATCGTCGTAAAATGGGGCGAAAGGAGGTGCGCGTGGGGGGAGACAGCGAAGCGATCCTGTACCGGGTCCTCGATTCGATGGCCGACGGCGTGATCGCGATCGACCGGGAGGGGACGATCCTCGTCTTCAACGCCGCCGCCGCGCGCCTTCTCGGCGTCGGCAAGGAGGACGCCCTCGGGAAGAGCCTCCTCTCCATCGTCCCGAATTCGGGGTTGGTGAACGTCCTGCGGACGGGGGAGGCGGAGACGGGACGGCCCCAGCCGGTCGGTTCCCGGACCGTCATCGCGAACCGGGCCCCGATGTTCCGGGACGGGGAACTGGTCGGCGCCGTGTCCGTCTTCCAGGACGTGACCGCGATGGAGAAGATGTCGCGGGAGCTCGATTCCACGCGCGCCCTGGTCCGGACGCTCGAGGAGGTGCTTGCAGGCGCCGGGGAGTGGATGGTGGTCGTGGACGCCAACGGGGTCGTGACGATGATCAGCGAGGAGTACGCGGAGTTCAACGGGACCACGGTCGCCGACGCCGTCGGGAAACACGTGACCCAGGTGATCGAGAACACCCGGATGCACGTCGTGGCGAAGACCGGCGTGGCGGAGATCGGCGAGCGGCAGACGATCCACGGCCGCGCCCTGATCGTCAACCGGATCCCCCTGAAGGACGGCGACCGGGTCATCGGCTCGTACGGGCGCGTGGTCTTCAAGACCGTGGAGCAGCTCCGGCAACTGGCGTCGAAGATGAACCTCCTCGAATCGAAGGTGAAATATTACGAGGAGGAGCTCACGCACCTGCGGGGCGCGCGGTACACCTTCGCAAGCATCGTCGGCGCGGGAGCCGCGATCACGGCGGCCAAGGAGGAGGCGGAGCGGGCCTCGCGGACCGACTCGACGGTTCTCCTGCGCGGCGAGACCGGAACGGGGAAGGAGTTGTTCGCCCACGCCATCCACGCCGCGGGTCCCCGGCGGGCGGGGCCGTTCATCAAGCTCAACTGCGCCGCCGTCCCCGCGGAGCTGCTCGAGTCGGAACTGTTCGGCTACGAGGAGGGCGCGTTCACCGGCGCGCGCAGGGGGGGGAAGCCCGGCAAGTTCGAGCTGGCCTCCGGGGGGACCCTCTTCCTCGACGAGATCGGCGACATGCCGCTGCCGATGCAGGCGAAGCTCCTGCGGGTCCTGCAGGAAAAAGAGGTCGACCGCCTGGGGGGAACCGGGTCCCTTCGGGTGGACCTCCGCCTGATCGCGGCGACCGGCCGGAACCTCGAGGAGATGGTGGGGCAGGGGACGTTCCGCTCCGACCTGTATTACCGCGTCAACGTCATACCGATTCGCATTCCGCCGCTGCGGGAGCATCCGGAGGACGTGGGCGCGATCGCCGCGGCGTTCCTCGCCCGGCTCTCCGCCGAGACCGGCGAGCCGAAGCGTCGGCTTTCCGCCGAGCTCCTCGATATCCTCCGCGCGTATTCCTGGCCGGGGAACGTCCGGGAGTTGCAGAACGGGCTCGAGCGGGCGGTGGCGATGTCGTCCCGCGAGGTCCTGCGGGCGGAACATCTCCCGGTCCACCTGTTGCGGGTCGCGCACGGCGTGCGGAGGGAGGCGATGCCGGGGGAGACCGAAGCCGGCGGGGAGGGGACATCGGCAAAGGCACCCTGGTCGCTCGCCTCCGCGAAGGCCGAGGCGGAGCGGTCCTCCATCCTGTCGGCACTCGCGGCGACCAAGGGGAACCGGACGAGGGCGGCGGAACTGCTGGGGATCCACCGCGTCAAGCTGCACGAGAAGATCAAGCGGTACGGTATCGCGGATTTTTCCGGGCCGAAAGAGTAACGATAAAGGTACACGTAACGATACGGGTACTCTTCTGTCCAGGTCGCCTTCACTACAACGGAATTTTCGACATCCTCCGGTTATCGCAGCAGTGTGTACCTTTATGGGTACGCATTGGCGGTAAACAGGATTTGCTCGCTGTACGAAAGTAGTATAGAAATTGATCTTGTTATTCCGTTGGTTATATCAATAATTCCTCCGATTACCCACGTCTTCTTCCTTGGCACCGCAATTGCAAAACATGGTTTGTTGATAATCGATCCATATCGCGTCAAGGAGCGCCGGATGTACAAGGTGGGAGATTCCGCGGAATTCACGAAGGTCTTCTCCGAGGAGGACGTCTTCCTGTTCGCCGGGATCACGGGAGACCGCAATCCGGTCCATACCTCGAAGGAGTTCGCCGGGAAGACCCGCTTCAAGAAGCGGATCGCGCACGGCCTCCTGACGGCGGGCACGATCTCGGCGGCGATCGGGATGAAACTTCCCGGGCCGGGATGCCTCTATCTGTCTCAGACCCTCGAGTTCAAGGCGCCGGTCTTCCCGGGCGACGAGATCACGGCGCGCGTGGAGATCGTGGAGGTCATCTCCGTGAAACGGCTTCGCATGAAAACGCAGTGCTTCAACCAGGACAAGGTCATGGTGATCGACGGCGAGGCGATCATCGTCCCTCCCCGCCGGGGGGGGGAAACGGTTCACACAACCAATTC encodes:
- a CDS encoding transglutaminase-like domain-containing protein: MTLPVRRALLVCLAGVLAAGIFATGYFFRNREARTRPEFHDMRVNRIPDLVSLVDPDDPAVRSLSERLRTPEAAYAHVRDRIRYVPMVPGSSPGEILRAEAASCLGKATLLCSLYRAMGIPSSNVRLIVGSVALPDRVIDHVWIDLEYNGMCLQQDPSGLLGAFEFGQFRGMQFTRFFVQEEDYCFNDEGFAVISQLNRFRRNM
- a CDS encoding YbaK/EbsC family protein, with the protein product MRTRGENEVRAFFESAGLDKEIHRFDESTHNSELAARSLGVQVGQVAKTILLLSGESAIVVVISGDRRVDTRKVRALGYAKRVRLAGPEDVIARTGFAVGAVSPVALPDAVPIFLDRSLRRFGTIYPAAGETNNMFATTPDELLVLTRGTEADLARDEE
- a CDS encoding MaoC family dehydratase; this translates as MYKVGDSAEFTKVFSEEDVFLFAGITGDRNPVHTSKEFAGKTRFKKRIAHGLLTAGTISAAIGMKLPGPGCLYLSQTLEFKAPVFPGDEITARVEIVEVISVKRLRMKTQCFNQDKVMVIDGEAIIVPPRRGGETVHTTNSSGEGGTE
- a CDS encoding sigma 54-interacting transcriptional regulator, producing the protein MGRKEVRVGGDSEAILYRVLDSMADGVIAIDREGTILVFNAAAARLLGVGKEDALGKSLLSIVPNSGLVNVLRTGEAETGRPQPVGSRTVIANRAPMFRDGELVGAVSVFQDVTAMEKMSRELDSTRALVRTLEEVLAGAGEWMVVVDANGVVTMISEEYAEFNGTTVADAVGKHVTQVIENTRMHVVAKTGVAEIGERQTIHGRALIVNRIPLKDGDRVIGSYGRVVFKTVEQLRQLASKMNLLESKVKYYEEELTHLRGARYTFASIVGAGAAITAAKEEAERASRTDSTVLLRGETGTGKELFAHAIHAAGPRRAGPFIKLNCAAVPAELLESELFGYEEGAFTGARRGGKPGKFELASGGTLFLDEIGDMPLPMQAKLLRVLQEKEVDRLGGTGSLRVDLRLIAATGRNLEEMVGQGTFRSDLYYRVNVIPIRIPPLREHPEDVGAIAAAFLARLSAETGEPKRRLSAELLDILRAYSWPGNVRELQNGLERAVAMSSREVLRAEHLPVHLLRVAHGVRREAMPGETEAGGEGTSAKAPWSLASAKAEAERSSILSALAATKGNRTRAAELLGIHRVKLHEKIKRYGIADFSGPKE